The Deinococcus sp. Marseille-Q6407 genome has a window encoding:
- a CDS encoding DUF4258 domain-containing protein, producing the protein MTSPSSTPLEVLQSLRSELARAEKRERREKREAQAQTAAKDRPKAVKPQREKELEGIDLSAHSLSRAHERLRDAVLWSRFEVKAHAINHARAEGFLERDIIEVLMRGRVRAVYPEERRWLVCGYFEACRVKLPLHVVVEHHSDGWIDIVTAFVPKNPHHIISRQRLAVMLRYDDEQIRARTAVAGNKAGYRSKGRWK; encoded by the coding sequence GTGACCAGTCCATCATCCACACCGCTCGAAGTGCTGCAGTCGCTGCGCAGCGAACTGGCCCGCGCCGAGAAACGGGAGCGACGCGAAAAGCGCGAAGCCCAGGCCCAGACCGCTGCCAAGGACAGGCCCAAAGCCGTCAAACCGCAGCGCGAAAAGGAGCTGGAAGGCATCGACCTGAGCGCCCATTCGCTCTCGCGCGCGCATGAGCGGCTGCGTGACGCCGTGCTGTGGTCACGCTTCGAGGTCAAGGCCCACGCCATCAATCACGCCCGCGCCGAAGGCTTTCTGGAACGCGACATCATCGAGGTGCTGATGCGCGGCCGGGTGCGGGCAGTGTACCCCGAGGAGCGCCGCTGGCTGGTGTGCGGCTACTTCGAAGCCTGCCGGGTGAAACTGCCGCTGCATGTGGTGGTGGAACATCACTCCGACGGCTGGATAGATATCGTAACGGCGTTCGTGCCCAAGAACCCGCATCACATCATCTCGCGCCAGCGACTGGCGGTGATGCTGCGCTACGACGATGAACAGATTCGCGCCCGCACCGCCGTGGCCGGCAACAAGGCCGGCTACCGGAGCAAGGGCCGCTGGAAATGA
- a CDS encoding DoxX family protein: MTATSRPNQTDVALLLLRLILGTLLALRGYQHLFVVGIEGTAAEWRGLGLPFPLLFAPLLSLLELIGGPLLVLGLAVRPVATMSTLAVLSVLVLTQGDVMAGLGLGRELLNRILNPILENWLLLVAGTLTLAVAGPGRLSIDAQRLPPRPAAAAPAPHPLDAVAESKPVRKRKR; the protein is encoded by the coding sequence ATGACTGCAACCTCCCGCCCGAACCAGACCGACGTGGCCCTGTTGCTGCTGCGCCTGATCCTGGGCACCCTGCTGGCGCTGCGCGGGTATCAGCACCTGTTCGTGGTGGGTATCGAGGGCACGGCCGCCGAGTGGCGCGGGCTGGGATTGCCGTTTCCGCTGCTGTTCGCGCCGCTGCTGTCGCTGCTGGAACTGATCGGCGGGCCGCTGCTGGTGCTGGGGCTGGCGGTGCGCCCGGTGGCCACCATGAGCACCCTGGCAGTGCTGAGCGTGCTGGTGCTGACCCAGGGCGACGTGATGGCCGGTCTGGGCCTGGGCCGCGAACTGCTGAACCGCATCCTCAACCCGATTCTTGAGAACTGGCTGCTGCTGGTGGCCGGCACCCTGACGCTGGCGGTGGCCGGCCCCGGCCGCCTCAGCATCGACGCCCAGCGCCTGCCGCCGCGCCCGGCTGCTGCCGCCCCGGCCCCACACCCTCTGGACGCGGTGGCCGAAAGCAAGCCGGTCCGTAAGCGCAAGCGGTGA
- a CDS encoding cupin domain-containing protein → MAEQNLKDHGPQPYAVDIEAATLQNSNFRTALWTGQNLQLTVMSIPVGGDVGLEVHPDIDQFLRLESGRGRAQMGDAEDNLTFDQEVEADWAVLVPAGTWHNITNIGDEPMKLYSIYAPPEHPRGTVHPTQADAEAAEAAEEGHQH, encoded by the coding sequence ATGGCAGAACAGAACCTGAAAGACCACGGCCCCCAGCCCTACGCGGTGGACATCGAAGCCGCTACACTCCAGAACAGCAACTTCCGCACGGCCCTGTGGACCGGCCAGAACCTGCAGCTAACGGTGATGAGCATTCCGGTGGGCGGCGACGTCGGCCTGGAAGTTCACCCTGACATCGATCAGTTCCTGCGCCTCGAAAGCGGCCGGGGACGGGCGCAGATGGGTGACGCCGAGGACAACCTGACTTTCGACCAGGAAGTGGAAGCCGACTGGGCGGTGCTGGTGCCGGCCGGCACTTGGCACAACATCACCAATATCGGTGATGAGCCGATGAAGCTCTACTCCATCTATGCGCCACCCGAGCATCCCCGCGGCACGGTTCACCCCACCCAGGCCGACGCCGAGGCAGCCGAAGCCGCCGAGGAAGGCCACCAGCACTGA
- a CDS encoding YchJ family protein: MLRYPPFKSCPCGSGRSFASCCGPRLDGTHPAETPEALMRSRYTAFVLKDAPYLLATWHPDTRPATLDLDGPRWLSLTVHRAAGDQVSFSARYQEDGQKQTLREDSRFVQLERRWLYLDGEHR; the protein is encoded by the coding sequence ATGTTGCGTTATCCCCCCTTCAAATCCTGCCCCTGTGGCTCCGGCCGCAGCTTCGCGTCCTGCTGTGGCCCCCGGCTGGACGGCACCCACCCCGCCGAAACCCCCGAGGCGCTGATGCGCTCGCGCTACACGGCCTTTGTCCTGAAAGACGCCCCCTACCTGCTGGCCACCTGGCACCCCGACACCCGCCCGGCCACGCTGGACCTGGACGGCCCCCGCTGGCTGAGCCTGACCGTTCACCGCGCCGCCGGGGATCAGGTCAGCTTCAGCGCCCGTTATCAGGAAGACGGCCAGAAGCAGACCTTGCGCGAGGACAGCCGCTTCGTGCAGCTGGAGAGGCGCTGGCTGTATCTGGACGGCGAACACCGCTGA
- a CDS encoding cupin domain-containing protein, with protein sequence MTPPDADFYIRQLQLEPHPEGGYYRQVYAGAETPLPDGRRRAQYTSIFFLLRAGFPSHLHRLRSDELWYWHAGAALTLHLLHPGGRYDAVRLGPDLAGGEVLQYAVPAGVIFGSSVEVAGAGPAFGVVSCMVSPGFDFADFELFTQAELLAQFPQQAEVIAQLAYAELP encoded by the coding sequence ATGACGCCTCCTGACGCCGATTTCTATATCCGGCAGCTGCAGCTGGAACCGCACCCGGAAGGCGGGTACTACCGCCAGGTCTACGCCGGGGCCGAGACGCCGCTGCCGGACGGCCGCCGGCGGGCGCAGTACACCAGTATCTTTTTCCTGCTGCGCGCCGGGTTTCCTTCGCACCTGCACCGCCTGCGCTCCGACGAGCTGTGGTACTGGCACGCGGGCGCGGCGCTGACCCTGCACCTGCTGCACCCGGGCGGCCGCTACGACGCTGTGCGCCTGGGGCCGGACCTGGCCGGCGGCGAGGTGTTGCAGTATGCGGTGCCGGCCGGGGTGATTTTCGGCTCCAGTGTGGAGGTGGCCGGCGCCGGCCCGGCGTTCGGGGTGGTGAGCTGCATGGTGTCGCCCGGCTTTGACTTTGCCGACTTTGAGCTGTTCACCCAGGCCGAGCTGCTGGCGCAGTTTCCGCAGCAGGCAGAGGTCATTGCGCAGCTGGCCTACGCCGAACTGCCGTAA
- the gltX gene encoding glutamate--tRNA ligase → MSDQAAVTRIAPSPTGDPHVGTAYQALFNSVFARQQGGKFIVRIEDTDRNRYNAQSEARILDMLDWLGIHPDASPRNEDDRGPYTQSQRAGLHQDYARQLLESGAAYRAFDTPEELEERRRAAEARKDSYLGYDRRDRALSREESDRRAAAGEEFVIRLKAPLEGQTVVHDRLRGDVVFDNAQLDDKVLLKRDGFPTYHLAAMVDDHLMGVTHVIRAEEWLTSTPIHKLILEGLGWEEPEWIHTPWLLSAGGKKYSKRRGDPSVEDFRRMGILPEALLNYLGMMGWSMPGGEEIFSVDDMVREFSWDRVSLGGSTFDVTKLKWLNGKYLREVLSEDEVTARLRAYLNEFGEGLPTGDDTYFAAVARLMIPRIETLGDFAPMTGYFWSEDFETDDKARKALDKGGELLPDLREALAGVQDWNAESTKHALHEYAEARELKLGKVMPPVRAAVAGTMQSPDLGDLLDVLGKERVLARLDRAIQNVEAQGTETQG, encoded by the coding sequence ATGTCTGACCAAGCTGCCGTGACCCGTATCGCCCCCAGCCCCACCGGCGACCCGCATGTGGGCACCGCCTACCAGGCGCTGTTCAACTCGGTGTTTGCCCGCCAGCAGGGCGGCAAATTCATCGTGCGGATCGAGGATACCGACCGCAACCGCTACAACGCGCAGAGCGAGGCACGCATTCTGGACATGCTCGACTGGCTGGGCATTCACCCCGATGCCAGCCCCCGCAACGAGGACGACCGGGGCCCTTACACCCAGTCACAGCGGGCCGGGCTGCACCAGGATTACGCCCGGCAGCTGCTGGAATCGGGCGCCGCTTACCGCGCTTTCGATACCCCAGAGGAACTGGAAGAACGCCGCCGGGCCGCCGAGGCCCGCAAGGACAGCTACCTGGGCTATGACCGCCGTGACCGCGCCCTGAGCCGCGAGGAATCCGACCGCCGCGCCGCTGCCGGCGAGGAATTCGTGATCCGGCTCAAGGCGCCGCTGGAAGGCCAGACGGTGGTGCATGACCGCCTGCGCGGCGACGTGGTGTTCGACAATGCCCAGCTGGACGACAAGGTGCTGCTCAAGCGCGACGGCTTTCCCACCTACCACCTCGCCGCGATGGTGGACGACCACCTGATGGGCGTGACCCACGTGATTCGCGCCGAGGAGTGGCTGACCTCCACCCCCATCCACAAGCTGATTCTGGAAGGCCTGGGCTGGGAAGAACCCGAATGGATTCATACCCCCTGGCTGCTCTCGGCCGGCGGCAAGAAGTATTCCAAGCGCCGCGGCGACCCCAGCGTGGAGGATTTCCGCCGAATGGGCATCCTGCCCGAAGCGCTGCTGAACTACCTGGGCATGATGGGCTGGAGCATGCCAGGCGGCGAGGAAATCTTCAGCGTGGACGACATGGTGCGCGAGTTCTCGTGGGACCGGGTGTCGCTGGGCGGCTCTACCTTCGACGTGACCAAGCTGAAATGGCTGAACGGCAAGTACCTGCGCGAGGTGCTGAGCGAGGACGAGGTGACGGCGCGGCTGCGGGCCTACCTCAACGAGTTCGGCGAGGGCCTGCCCACCGGCGACGATACCTATTTTGCGGCCGTCGCGCGGCTGATGATTCCCCGCATCGAAACGCTGGGCGATTTTGCCCCGATGACTGGCTACTTCTGGTCCGAGGATTTCGAGACGGACGACAAGGCCCGCAAGGCGCTGGACAAGGGCGGCGAGCTGCTGCCGGACCTGCGTGAAGCTTTGGCTGGCGTGCAGGACTGGAACGCCGAGAGCACCAAGCACGCCCTGCACGAATACGCCGAAGCGCGCGAGCTGAAGCTGGGCAAAGTGATGCCCCCGGTGCGCGCCGCTGTGGCCGGCACCATGCAGAGCCCCGACCTGGGCGACCTGCTGGACGTGCTGGGCAAGGAGCGGGTGCTGGCACGGCTGGACCGCGCGATTCAGAACGTGGAAGCACAGGGCACAGAAACTCAGGGCTGA
- a CDS encoding polyprenyl synthetase family protein: MRPQLQEMALSLLPTPESASRPELRHFYELLRDYPQRGGKGIRSELLLLSARAHGLQEGGPGWERALWLAAALELFQNWVLIHDDIVDDSDERRGAPALHKQHGVSLALNAGDALHAYMWAAVRKAGLDSAFDEFLTMIHRTAEGQHLDVSWVEHGEWNLTPEDYLDMVRLKTGFYTIVTPLRLGALAAGKAPHPDFEPAGLSLGAAFQIRDDVLNLVGDPAKYGKEIGGDLLEGKRTLVVLHWLREAKETRRHIFLDQMRRRREDKDPSVIADLLTWLQDSGSVQAAQDFAGAEAGRGLELLGRALEEAPDRAAAAELLALMDTLTRREA; encoded by the coding sequence ATGCGTCCCCAACTGCAAGAGATGGCCCTGTCGCTGCTGCCCACGCCAGAATCGGCCTCCCGGCCCGAACTGCGGCACTTTTACGAGCTGCTGCGTGATTATCCGCAGCGGGGCGGCAAGGGGATTCGCTCGGAATTGCTGCTGCTCTCGGCGCGGGCGCACGGGCTGCAAGAAGGCGGCCCCGGCTGGGAGCGAGCGCTGTGGCTGGCGGCGGCGCTAGAGCTGTTTCAGAACTGGGTGCTGATTCACGACGACATCGTGGACGACTCGGACGAACGGCGCGGCGCACCGGCCCTGCACAAGCAGCACGGCGTGTCTCTGGCGCTGAATGCCGGCGACGCCCTGCACGCCTACATGTGGGCCGCGGTCCGCAAAGCCGGGCTGGACAGCGCCTTTGACGAATTCCTGACCATGATTCACCGCACCGCCGAGGGGCAGCATCTGGACGTGAGCTGGGTGGAGCACGGCGAATGGAACCTGACGCCGGAGGATTATCTGGACATGGTGCGGCTCAAGACCGGCTTTTATACCATCGTAACCCCGCTGCGGCTGGGGGCGCTGGCGGCCGGAAAGGCGCCGCACCCCGACTTCGAGCCGGCGGGCCTGAGTCTGGGTGCCGCCTTCCAGATCCGTGACGACGTGCTGAATCTGGTGGGCGACCCGGCCAAATACGGCAAGGAAATCGGCGGCGACCTGCTGGAAGGCAAGCGCACCCTGGTGGTGCTGCACTGGCTGCGGGAGGCCAAGGAAACCCGGCGGCACATCTTTCTGGACCAGATGCGGCGCCGGCGCGAGGACAAGGACCCGTCCGTCATCGCCGACCTGCTGACCTGGCTGCAGGACAGCGGCTCGGTGCAGGCGGCACAGGACTTTGCCGGGGCGGAAGCCGGGCGGGGCCTGGAGCTGCTGGGCCGCGCCCTGGAGGAGGCCCCGGACCGAGCCGCTGCTGCCGAGCTGCTGGCGCTGATGGACACCCTGACCCGCCGCGAGGCCTGA
- a CDS encoding peptidoglycan DD-metalloendopeptidase family protein: MRPLWPSRRSLAAAALSVSLGLGLPLGLVWAQQAAPAPDPLAQQLVQQQEVAGRQRAALAELRDAAASLSASEQATLRQLDDLNAEIDQLRGQTALLDLKRQQAESRLGVTERDILALQARVGQLRGSVRLNLGALYRGRSGQYLALLSQARTLPELVLRLRWANYAGERQVALIRELDTEVGQLQGELASQTQTRAELQAVQAQREQALASLADRQAQAQTLLAQLRRTAAGQRLLALQGRAELAQTGQNIAALLDLTASQQQALEAQRRRELEAQRQRQAAAAARLRTAEAASTPGRAVPAPAAKPAPAPARAPAPVAPAPAAGRPVTAPAPAAPARPTPPAVGARPPSNPQAAPPVKAPAAPNPRPAAKASAPAAATPVPAAAPAPELPAEVPPVVLPTPQQLSEARTQAEADVQLTEAQLAPLRGRLDALTFPLPGGQVSEAYSPDSPWVVIRSGGERQASAPAEGVVLAVTSFSSLGWVVLLDHGGGLVSASLGLRQPQVTVGERLAAGAPLGEIGGSPVFGPDAMAFQVSRVNGEQRTPIPPPF; the protein is encoded by the coding sequence GTGAGGCCGCTGTGGCCCAGCCGCCGCTCCCTGGCCGCAGCGGCGCTGAGTGTCTCGCTGGGGCTGGGTCTTCCTCTGGGCCTGGTCTGGGCGCAGCAGGCGGCTCCGGCGCCTGACCCCCTAGCCCAGCAGCTGGTGCAACAGCAGGAGGTGGCCGGGCGCCAGCGGGCCGCGCTGGCCGAACTGCGTGACGCGGCCGCTTCGCTCAGCGCCAGTGAGCAGGCCACTTTGCGCCAACTGGACGACCTGAACGCCGAAATTGACCAGTTGCGGGGCCAGACGGCGTTGCTGGACCTGAAACGCCAGCAGGCCGAAAGCCGCCTGGGCGTCACCGAGCGCGACATTCTGGCCTTGCAGGCGCGGGTGGGGCAGCTGCGCGGCAGTGTGCGGCTGAACCTCGGGGCGCTGTACCGTGGCCGCAGCGGGCAGTATCTGGCGCTGCTGTCCCAGGCCCGGACCCTGCCTGAGCTGGTGCTGCGGCTGCGCTGGGCCAATTACGCCGGCGAGCGGCAGGTGGCGCTGATCCGGGAACTGGACACCGAAGTGGGCCAGCTCCAGGGCGAGCTGGCCAGCCAGACCCAGACCCGCGCCGAGCTACAAGCGGTGCAGGCCCAGCGTGAGCAGGCACTGGCCAGCCTGGCAGACCGGCAGGCCCAGGCCCAGACCCTGCTGGCCCAGCTGCGCCGCACGGCGGCCGGTCAGCGGCTGCTGGCCTTGCAGGGCCGCGCCGAACTGGCCCAGACCGGCCAGAACATCGCCGCGCTGCTGGACCTGACGGCGTCCCAGCAGCAGGCCCTCGAAGCTCAGCGCCGCCGCGAACTGGAAGCCCAGCGCCAGCGTCAGGCTGCGGCCGCCGCGCGGCTCCGCACTGCCGAGGCAGCCAGCACGCCGGGCCGGGCAGTTCCAGCGCCAGCTGCCAAACCAGCTCCGGCCCCCGCCCGTGCGCCTGCCCCGGTTGCGCCAGCTCCGGCGGCCGGGCGCCCGGTTACTGCTCCGGCCCCTGCTGCTCCGGCCCGGCCCACGCCTCCTGCTGTGGGTGCCCGACCACCATCAAATCCGCAGGCAGCCCCGCCGGTAAAGGCCCCGGCTGCGCCCAACCCCCGCCCGGCCGCAAAAGCATCAGCCCCGGCCGCGGCCACCCCTGTCCCGGCGGCCGCACCTGCCCCTGAACTTCCTGCCGAGGTGCCGCCGGTGGTGCTGCCCACCCCACAGCAGCTTTCCGAAGCCCGCACCCAGGCTGAGGCCGACGTGCAGCTGACCGAGGCACAGCTGGCGCCATTGCGTGGTCGGCTGGACGCCCTCACTTTCCCGCTGCCGGGTGGGCAGGTCAGCGAAGCCTATTCGCCGGACAGCCCCTGGGTGGTGATTCGCTCGGGCGGCGAGCGGCAGGCCAGCGCCCCCGCTGAGGGCGTGGTGCTGGCCGTGACTTCTTTCAGCTCGCTGGGCTGGGTGGTGCTGCTGGACCACGGCGGCGGGCTGGTCAGTGCCTCTTTGGGCCTCCGCCAGCCGCAGGTGACGGTGGGCGAACGGCTGGCGGCCGGCGCCCCGCTCGGTGAGATCGGTGGCAGCCCGGTCTTTGGCCCCGATGCCATGGCCTTTCAGGTGAGCCGGGTGAACGGCGAGCAGCGCACGCCCATTCCGCCGCCCTTCTAA
- a CDS encoding cell division protein FtsX: MKGTVKRTGASGAVTPREHLQAALASMRGNRTAALATLTTITLTLLVLGAVLLAGQNLNRTLSALERQVQVAAFLRPGANGPALLRHAQALPGVTHAELLTPEQVLAEMSRDYPYTGQAAQLAGNPFPATLRLQVSGVEQTRVVAAAAGTLDGVESVEYGAGYVDQALNTVRTVRAAGLLLAGLLLAGTLLSILNAVQVSMYARRSEIDVMRLLGARRSFIQWPHLLEGLLLGLGGAALAGLLLLPLTALLTQRAAALVPALPLVQGAGPLLTLWLELAALGAGVGLLGSWLASGRYLRELE; encoded by the coding sequence GTGAAAGGCACTGTGAAGCGCACAGGCGCCAGCGGAGCCGTCACCCCGCGTGAGCACCTGCAAGCGGCGCTGGCGTCCATGCGCGGCAACCGCACCGCCGCGCTTGCCACCCTCACCACCATCACCCTGACGCTGCTGGTGCTGGGTGCGGTGCTGCTGGCCGGACAGAACCTGAACCGCACCCTCTCGGCGCTGGAACGGCAGGTGCAGGTGGCTGCTTTTCTCAGGCCCGGCGCCAACGGCCCGGCGCTGTTGCGGCATGCCCAGGCCTTGCCGGGCGTCACCCACGCCGAGCTGCTGACCCCCGAGCAGGTGCTGGCCGAAATGTCCCGTGACTATCCTTACACCGGGCAGGCAGCGCAACTGGCCGGCAACCCCTTTCCCGCCACCCTGCGCCTGCAGGTCAGCGGGGTAGAGCAAACCCGGGTGGTGGCCGCCGCCGCCGGCACCCTGGACGGCGTGGAATCGGTGGAATACGGCGCCGGCTACGTGGACCAGGCGCTGAATACCGTGCGGACGGTGCGGGCGGCCGGGCTGCTGCTGGCGGGCCTGCTGCTGGCCGGCACCCTGCTGAGCATTCTGAATGCGGTGCAGGTGAGCATGTATGCCCGGCGCAGCGAGATTGACGTGATGCGGCTGCTGGGGGCGCGCCGTTCCTTTATTCAGTGGCCTCACCTGCTTGAAGGCCTGTTGCTGGGGCTGGGCGGCGCTGCCCTGGCCGGGCTGCTGCTGCTGCCGCTGACCGCCCTGCTGACCCAGCGGGCCGCCGCGTTGGTGCCGGCGCTGCCGCTGGTGCAGGGTGCCGGCCCACTGCTGACCCTCTGGCTGGAACTGGCGGCCCTGGGCGCCGGGGTGGGGTTGCTGGGCAGCTGGCTGGCCTCGGGGCGCTACCTGCGGGAGCTGGAGTGA
- a CDS encoding cell division ATP-binding protein FtsE: MIQFDQVSLQYPATRTLALSRVSAQVARGEFVYLIGHSGAGKSSFMNLLLKRALPTSGEVSVGGEPLGRYRGGRVALLRRRMGTVFQENMLLPHLSAYDNVAFALRVTEAPRVSSLGGWNERVSGALRLVGLDHKRAALPHQLSQGEQQRVAIARAAVGSPPLLLADEPTGNLDPENSHEVLRVLEKVNERGTTVLFATHAHDLVDARRHRTLTLRRGELVRDDAEGGYQL, translated from the coding sequence ATGATTCAGTTTGACCAGGTCTCGCTGCAGTACCCCGCCACCCGCACGCTGGCCCTCAGCCGCGTCAGTGCCCAGGTTGCCCGCGGCGAGTTCGTGTATCTGATCGGGCATTCGGGGGCGGGCAAAAGCAGCTTTATGAACCTGCTGCTCAAGCGGGCGCTGCCCACCTCCGGTGAGGTGAGCGTGGGCGGCGAGCCGCTGGGCCGCTACCGGGGCGGGCGGGTGGCCCTGCTGCGCCGGCGGATGGGCACCGTTTTTCAGGAGAATATGCTGCTGCCGCACCTCAGCGCCTACGACAACGTGGCCTTCGCGCTGCGGGTGACCGAAGCACCCCGGGTATCGTCGCTGGGCGGCTGGAACGAGCGGGTTAGTGGGGCGCTGCGGCTGGTGGGGCTGGACCATAAGCGGGCCGCGCTGCCGCATCAGCTCTCGCAGGGCGAGCAGCAGCGGGTGGCGATTGCCCGGGCGGCGGTGGGCAGCCCGCCCCTGCTGCTGGCCGACGAACCTACCGGCAACCTGGACCCCGAGAACAGCCACGAGGTGCTGCGGGTGCTGGAAAAGGTGAACGAGCGCGGCACCACCGTGCTGTTTGCCACCCATGCACACGATCTGGTGGACGCCCGGCGGCACCGCACCCTGACCCTGCGCCGCGGCGAACTGGTCCGCGACGACGCCGAAGGTGGGTATCAGCTGTGA
- a CDS encoding S41 family peptidase: MNRKQVLLLTGALAGTAAVAYAQMPGYTSADLLRSPTGRSFTRVLNLLNTEYLYDVDNEAVLRGAIQGALGALNDEFTYYEEPAENEIDAANLEGQFYGIGVLLEGDRSGKGVRVGTVYQGGAAFGAGVQMGDVFLEVDGKDVRNSTTNELVKLVRGKQGSPVTVTFARNGNPFTVTMKRKEVPNVSVETAVLDGGVGYIALTSFYNKRVSEQFRAAVQQMKARGVTQLILDLRDNGGGLLNAGVDVADQFMQKGPIVSLRQKDGVNRLYGEATDSAGDYRGKLIVLVNHNSASASEVVSGALQDVKRATVIGEKTFGKGVAQLPFDTPDGGRVAIVNSEWVTPGGRRINKEGILPDILVKDTRFPIPLNFAGSGVKPGTELTLVVDGQEVKAKADSDGVFKYIGEFPHRERSSVQGQATVDLQGDRQLRAALEYFRSGKVSQDLQMTPEEAKKEREAAKKKNAETPDLPQSASSQSTQPAASGQSTQPAPAHP, translated from the coding sequence GTGAACAGGAAACAAGTACTGCTTCTGACAGGTGCGCTGGCCGGCACCGCCGCCGTGGCCTACGCGCAGATGCCGGGCTACACCTCGGCCGACCTGCTGCGTTCTCCTACGGGGCGCAGCTTCACGCGGGTGCTGAACCTGCTGAACACCGAATATCTGTACGACGTGGACAACGAAGCGGTGCTGCGCGGCGCCATCCAGGGGGCGCTGGGCGCCCTGAACGACGAATTCACCTACTACGAGGAACCGGCCGAAAACGAAATTGACGCCGCCAACCTCGAAGGCCAGTTCTACGGCATCGGCGTGCTGCTGGAGGGTGACCGCAGCGGTAAGGGCGTGCGGGTCGGCACGGTGTACCAGGGCGGCGCAGCGTTCGGGGCCGGCGTGCAGATGGGCGACGTGTTCCTGGAAGTGGACGGCAAAGACGTACGCAACAGCACCACCAATGAACTGGTCAAACTGGTGCGCGGCAAGCAGGGTTCACCGGTCACGGTGACGTTCGCCCGGAACGGCAACCCCTTTACCGTCACCATGAAGCGCAAGGAAGTACCCAACGTCAGCGTGGAAACGGCCGTGCTGGACGGCGGCGTGGGTTATATCGCCCTGACCAGCTTCTACAACAAGCGGGTGTCGGAGCAGTTCCGCGCGGCAGTGCAGCAGATGAAGGCACGCGGCGTGACCCAACTGATTCTGGACCTGCGCGACAACGGCGGCGGCCTGCTGAACGCCGGGGTGGACGTGGCCGACCAGTTCATGCAAAAAGGCCCCATCGTCTCGCTGCGGCAAAAAGACGGCGTGAATCGCCTCTACGGCGAGGCCACCGACAGCGCCGGCGACTACCGCGGCAAGCTGATCGTGCTGGTGAACCACAACAGCGCCAGCGCTTCCGAGGTGGTCAGCGGCGCCCTGCAGGACGTGAAGCGGGCCACCGTGATCGGGGAAAAGACCTTCGGCAAGGGCGTGGCCCAGCTGCCTTTCGACACCCCCGACGGTGGCCGGGTCGCCATCGTGAACAGCGAATGGGTGACGCCGGGCGGCCGCCGCATCAATAAGGAAGGCATCCTGCCCGACATCTTGGTCAAGGACACCCGCTTCCCCATTCCGCTGAACTTCGCCGGCAGCGGCGTCAAGCCCGGCACCGAACTGACCCTGGTGGTAGACGGTCAGGAGGTCAAGGCCAAGGCCGACAGCGACGGCGTGTTCAAGTACATCGGCGAGTTCCCGCACCGCGAGCGCAGTTCGGTGCAGGGGCAGGCCACCGTGGACCTGCAGGGTGACCGGCAGCTGCGGGCCGCGCTGGAATACTTCCGCAGCGGCAAGGTCAGCCAGGACCTGCAGATGACCCCCGAGGAAGCCAAGAAGGAGCGGGAAGCAGCGAAGAAAAAGAACGCCGAGACGCCGGACCTGCCCCAGTCGGCCTCCAGCCAGAGCACTCAGCCGGCGGCTTCCGGACAGAGCACCCAGCCGGCACCGGCACACCCCTGA